One Methanocaldococcus infernus ME DNA segment encodes these proteins:
- a CDS encoding cation:proton antiporter subunit C, with translation MDFQTASFIVSGILVIIGLYGVFFVDNIIKKIIALEILGNGVNLMLITIGYNKIIPIKLPGISESFFIKNSAYPLTHALVLTNIVIEASMLAVMLGVSVILYKKYKTLKSSVILKED, from the coding sequence ATGGACTTTCAAACTGCAAGCTTTATAGTGTCAGGAATCTTGGTTATTATTGGCCTTTATGGAGTCTTTTTTGTAGATAATATTATAAAAAAAATTATAGCTTTGGAAATTTTGGGTAATGGTGTTAATCTAATGTTAATAACCATTGGCTACAATAAAATTATCCCTATAAAGTTGCCTGGCATATCAGAAAGCTTTTTCATAAAAAATTCTGCTTATCCTCTAACCCATGCTCTTGTCTTGACAAATATAGTTATTGAAGCCTCTATGCTGGCTGTGATGTTAGGAGTCTCAGTAATACTATATAAAAAATATAAAACTCTAAAAAGCTCAGTCATATTAAAAGAGGATTGA
- the ehbF gene encoding energy conserving hydrogenase EhbF has translation MNLLPLIVIFPLIMAIIFNLIHGKDRAIKYLTFIVALSLLILPFLGSYGYYYFGGHGYIESYISGIAYYYNDFKKIIILVLSLIASLVLITGMGEKIKNNMFVVFSLMGFASVSAIVLTDDLFNLYVFFEILAMVQVGLVFLSGTEESYKAGLRYLIIGTVAGSLMLLGIGLLLAVTGTLNITDMKKAIINSPIVYTALFLIIVGYAYGSGLPPFHNIKADLYGRSKAFISALLQTFSKFTLVGIILIILKLFSSLSIFPTAKGILLALGVLGMVFGVVMALTQSDYKRLLAYHAISQGGYVATGLALGTPLGIVAGVFHAINHVIYKSALFIGAYIVNRCGGSNNLYKLGGLITAIPFVALLILFAKLAISGVPPFNGFQSKLLLAEAAMEANLPEIAIIMIFVSIGTFVSMMKAFYLIFLKPGKEVENVEVPKLALISLFILVSLCILLGLYPELVTNYLWKYAKVISG, from the coding sequence ATGAACCTTCTACCATTGATAGTTATTTTTCCTCTAATTATGGCTATTATATTCAACTTAATCCATGGAAAAGATAGAGCAATTAAATACTTAACTTTTATAGTAGCCTTATCCTTACTAATTCTCCCATTCTTGGGAAGTTATGGCTACTACTACTTTGGAGGACATGGATACATAGAGAGCTATATCTCAGGGATAGCCTATTACTACAATGACTTTAAGAAGATAATTATCTTAGTTCTTTCTTTGATAGCTTCTTTAGTCTTAATTACAGGGATGGGAGAGAAGATAAAGAATAATATGTTTGTTGTTTTCTCTCTAATGGGTTTTGCCAGTGTTTCAGCTATAGTATTAACTGATGATCTCTTTAACCTCTATGTCTTCTTTGAGATCTTAGCCATGGTTCAAGTTGGATTAGTCTTTTTAAGTGGAACTGAAGAAAGCTATAAGGCTGGCTTAAGATACTTAATTATTGGAACAGTTGCAGGCTCATTAATGCTCTTAGGAATTGGCCTATTATTGGCTGTAACTGGAACCTTAAACATAACTGACATGAAGAAAGCTATTATAAACTCTCCTATAGTTTATACTGCCCTCTTCCTAATCATTGTTGGCTATGCCTATGGTTCTGGCTTACCTCCATTCCATAATATAAAAGCAGACCTATATGGAAGAAGTAAAGCCTTTATCTCAGCTCTCTTACAGACATTCTCAAAGTTTACCTTAGTTGGAATAATATTAATTATATTAAAATTGTTCTCCTCACTTTCAATATTTCCAACAGCTAAAGGGATTTTATTAGCCTTAGGAGTTTTAGGGATGGTTTTTGGGGTTGTGATGGCTTTAACCCAGAGTGACTATAAAAGATTACTTGCCTACCATGCTATAAGCCAAGGAGGTTATGTAGCCACTGGCTTAGCCTTAGGAACACCCTTAGGAATAGTTGCTGGAGTGTTCCATGCTATAAACCATGTTATTTACAAGAGTGCTTTATTTATAGGAGCCTATATAGTTAATAGATGTGGAGGTTCCAACAATCTATATAAGTTAGGAGGTTTAATAACAGCTATTCCATTTGTAGCTTTACTAATACTATTTGCCAAGCTTGCTATCAGTGGAGTTCCTCCTTTCAATGGCTTCCAGAGTAAGCTCTTACTCGCCGAGGCTGCAATGGAAGCCAATCTTCCAGAGATAGCTATAATAATGATATTTGTTAGTATAGGAACCTTTGTGAGTATGATGAAAGCTTTCTATTTAATCTTCCTAAAGCCAGGTAAGGAAGTGGAGAATGTTGAAGTCCCTAAACTGGCTCTCATCTCTCTATTTATCTTAGTTTCCTTATGCATCCTCTTAGGCCTTTATCCTGAGTTGGTTACTAACTACTTATGGAAATATGCAAAGGTAATAAGTGGTTAA